In the Calditrichota bacterium genome, one interval contains:
- a CDS encoding valine--tRNA ligase: MSKETAKIYDPKNVENKWYDKWVEKNYFSADSKSEKPPYTIVIPPPNVTARLHMGHAFNNAIQDILIRYKRKTGFEALWLPGTDHAGIATQAVVERDLKESENKSRHDLGREKFVERVWKWKEEHSDIINDQLKKIGCSLDWQRERFTMDEGLSHAVMDVFEKFYERGLIYKGQRIVNWDPASGTALSDDEVDHKEINGKMYHIRYKYEGSDEYIVVATTRPETLLGDTGVAISPDDDEKKHLIGKKVIIPFVNRAVAIFADEHVDKEFGSGFVKATPAHDPNDFEMGQRHNLDEVIMLDKDGTIFPVCQKVTENGLIDELPVPQSLAGLERFAARKKIVAELKEMGQLEKVEDHVHAVGHSYRSHVPVEPYLSEQWFVKMKPLAEKALQAVENGDVKFYPPGKFENTYRHWMNNIRDWCISRQLWWGHRIPVWYNDKGAYQVSKTDPSTSIEKWVQDEDVLDTWFSSQLWPFSTLGWPDSADDLNNFYPTSTLVTGPDIIFFWVARMIMAGLEFMDNKPFDSVFFNGIVRDEKGRKMSKSLGNGIDPLEMVDLYSADAVRFTLIMMSAEGQDLNVGEKSFETGRNFSNKVWNAFRFLTMNLEDYSTDFEPYKNNFELADRWILSRYNSAIENVVKNLDQFRFHDALEAVYHFFWGDYCDWYLEVIKPRLYKPEKPEDKQTALRLASFIMKGSMELLHPFVPFITEEIWQNFKSGDEESIVISQWEKPRDSWDDSQAENDFTFLQDSISALRNMRSEMDVPPGKSMDLVVECEEATFEMIAKNIIYFKSLAKVETILKPEKTFDKKDAATVVVKGCEYFVPLSDLIDREKEKARLEKELKNLQGMEMAIRKKLENKNFVERAPKAVVEGEQNKLANIQENLVKVEANYEKYL, from the coding sequence ATGTCCAAAGAAACAGCAAAAATTTACGATCCTAAAAATGTTGAAAATAAGTGGTACGATAAGTGGGTTGAAAAGAATTATTTCAGTGCCGATTCAAAATCAGAAAAACCGCCTTATACAATTGTAATTCCACCGCCAAATGTGACCGCGCGTCTGCATATGGGCCATGCCTTTAATAACGCTATCCAGGATATTCTTATCCGCTATAAGCGCAAAACAGGTTTTGAAGCACTTTGGCTTCCGGGAACCGATCATGCAGGGATTGCTACGCAAGCAGTTGTAGAGCGCGACCTGAAAGAATCAGAAAATAAATCACGCCATGACCTTGGCCGTGAGAAATTTGTAGAACGTGTTTGGAAATGGAAGGAAGAACACAGCGATATTATTAACGATCAGTTAAAGAAAATTGGCTGTTCTCTGGATTGGCAGCGAGAGCGTTTTACAATGGATGAAGGCCTTTCACACGCAGTGATGGATGTTTTTGAGAAATTTTACGAGCGTGGACTGATTTATAAAGGACAGCGCATTGTAAATTGGGATCCCGCTTCCGGCACGGCGCTTTCCGATGATGAAGTGGACCACAAAGAAATAAATGGCAAGATGTATCACATCCGTTATAAGTACGAGGGATCGGATGAATATATTGTAGTTGCAACAACGCGTCCGGAAACCCTGCTTGGTGATACAGGCGTAGCTATTTCTCCGGATGATGATGAAAAGAAACATCTGATTGGTAAAAAGGTAATAATCCCGTTTGTAAACCGTGCCGTGGCAATTTTTGCTGATGAGCATGTGGATAAGGAATTTGGTTCCGGATTTGTTAAAGCAACACCCGCGCACGATCCCAATGATTTTGAAATGGGCCAGCGACATAATCTTGATGAAGTAATTATGCTGGATAAAGACGGGACAATCTTCCCTGTTTGCCAAAAAGTTACTGAAAATGGTTTGATTGACGAGTTGCCTGTGCCACAATCTTTGGCAGGATTAGAGCGCTTTGCTGCCCGTAAAAAAATTGTTGCCGAACTTAAAGAAATGGGTCAGCTGGAGAAAGTTGAAGATCATGTCCATGCCGTTGGCCATAGCTATCGCTCACATGTTCCGGTGGAACCGTATTTATCCGAGCAATGGTTTGTAAAAATGAAACCGTTGGCAGAGAAGGCGCTTCAGGCTGTTGAAAACGGTGATGTAAAGTTTTATCCTCCGGGCAAATTTGAAAACACATACCGTCATTGGATGAATAATATCCGCGACTGGTGTATTTCCCGTCAATTATGGTGGGGACACCGCATACCTGTTTGGTACAATGACAAAGGTGCATATCAGGTTAGCAAAACGGATCCGTCAACATCAATTGAAAAATGGGTGCAGGATGAGGATGTTCTGGACACATGGTTTTCATCACAGTTATGGCCATTTTCTACACTGGGCTGGCCGGACAGCGCTGATGATCTGAATAACTTTTATCCGACATCAACTTTGGTGACAGGACCGGATATAATATTTTTCTGGGTGGCCCGCATGATAATGGCCGGCCTGGAATTTATGGATAATAAGCCGTTTGACAGCGTTTTCTTTAACGGCATAGTGCGCGATGAAAAAGGCCGCAAGATGAGTAAGTCTTTGGGCAATGGTATCGATCCTCTGGAAATGGTTGATTTGTACAGTGCCGATGCAGTGCGTTTTACGCTGATTATGATGAGCGCCGAAGGACAGGATTTGAATGTTGGTGAAAAAAGCTTTGAAACCGGCCGTAATTTTTCCAACAAAGTCTGGAATGCTTTTCGCTTTTTAACCATGAACCTGGAAGATTATTCAACTGATTTTGAACCATACAAAAATAATTTTGAATTGGCCGATCGCTGGATATTGAGCCGCTATAATTCAGCCATTGAAAATGTTGTTAAAAATCTGGATCAGTTCCGTTTTCATGATGCTCTTGAAGCTGTCTATCACTTTTTCTGGGGTGATTATTGTGACTGGTATTTGGAGGTTATTAAGCCGAGACTGTATAAACCTGAGAAACCTGAAGATAAGCAAACTGCTCTTAGACTGGCTTCGTTTATCATGAAAGGAAGCATGGAGCTGCTTCATCCATTTGTGCCATTTATAACTGAAGAAATCTGGCAAAATTTTAAATCTGGAGATGAAGAAAGTATTGTCATTTCCCAGTGGGAAAAACCACGGGATTCCTGGGACGATTCTCAAGCAGAAAATGACTTTACTTTCTTACAGGATTCTATTAGCGCTTTGCGAAACATGCGTAGCGAAATGGATGTCCCGCCGGGAAAATCTATGGATTTGGTTGTTGAGTGTGAAGAAGCAACTTTTGAGATGATTGCAAAAAATATAATTTATTTTAAATCCTTGGCAAAAGTGGAAACAATCCTGAAGCCGGAAAAAACTTTTGATAAAAAAGATGCGGCAACCGTTGTGGTAAAAGGATGCGAATATTTTGTTCCTTTGTCCGATTTAATCGATCGCGAAAAAGAGAAAGCACGTTTAGAAAAAGAGTTGAAAAATCTGCAAGGTATGGAAATGGCAATTCGCAAAAAACTCGAAAATAAAAATTTTGTGGAACGCGCTCCAAAAGCTGTGGTTGAAGGTGAACAAAATAAATTAGCAAATATTCAAGAAAACCTGGTAAAGGTGGAGGCAAATTATGAAAAATATTTATAA
- a CDS encoding transcriptional regulator — protein MIENQNVEWKKIWKDEYLKWICGFANASGGKIFIGKDDTGRVTGIKDSQKLLNDIPNKITNHLGVLCDVNLHEEKKKHFIEIVVHPYDVPISYHGAYYYRSGSTKQELKGAPLNEFLLRKAGKTWDDVIEPNATFEDIDENAVVAFKKIAGKSNRLPQVENEKDIKQIFENLRLLEKGKLKRAAILLFGKDPRKFFINAFIKVGKFGQTDDDLLSQEVIEGNAFELATQTLEILDKKYFKKSISYDGLHRVDTTEYPYGAVREILLNAIVHREYFGAPIQISIYEDKFMVWNYGKLPDSISLEDLGKKHSSHPRNPILADILFKAGLIESWGRGTLKVIAECKAVGMPSPEIDEINGGLIFTIHKDISSKKYSTQFSLNERQLKTMIFLKEYGKITNKKYQELHNISKATATRDLSELVDKYDLLEKKGVTGVGTEYKLKGS, from the coding sequence ATGATAGAGAATCAAAACGTAGAATGGAAAAAAATCTGGAAAGATGAGTATTTGAAGTGGATTTGTGGCTTTGCAAATGCTTCCGGAGGAAAAATTTTCATTGGAAAAGATGACACAGGCAGAGTGACTGGTATTAAGGATTCTCAAAAACTTTTAAATGACATCCCGAATAAAATTACCAATCATTTAGGTGTTTTGTGTGATGTAAATTTACATGAAGAAAAGAAGAAACATTTTATTGAAATTGTAGTCCACCCTTATGATGTTCCTATCTCATATCATGGCGCTTACTACTACCGGAGCGGTAGCACAAAACAAGAACTTAAAGGGGCACCCCTTAATGAATTCCTACTTCGGAAGGCAGGCAAAACTTGGGATGATGTAATAGAACCGAACGCTACTTTTGAGGATATTGATGAAAACGCAGTTGTAGCCTTTAAGAAAATTGCAGGAAAAAGCAATCGTTTACCACAAGTAGAAAATGAAAAAGACATAAAACAAATATTTGAAAACTTGAGGCTTTTGGAAAAGGGGAAACTAAAACGAGCTGCAATTTTGTTATTTGGAAAAGATCCCAGGAAATTTTTTATTAATGCGTTTATTAAAGTCGGTAAATTTGGGCAAACTGATGATGATCTGCTATCGCAGGAAGTAATTGAGGGGAATGCATTTGAGTTAGCCACTCAAACACTTGAAATTTTAGACAAAAAATATTTTAAAAAATCTATTTCTTATGATGGCTTGCACCGGGTTGATACAACTGAGTATCCTTATGGAGCAGTTCGTGAAATACTGCTAAATGCAATAGTTCATAGAGAATATTTTGGTGCACCTATACAAATAAGTATTTATGAAGATAAATTTATGGTGTGGAATTATGGTAAACTTCCAGACAGTATTAGCCTTGAAGATTTAGGCAAAAAACATAGCTCTCACCCACGGAATCCAATTTTAGCGGATATTTTATTTAAGGCTGGGTTAATTGAATCATGGGGTAGAGGAACATTGAAAGTTATAGCCGAGTGTAAGGCTGTTGGAATGCCAAGTCCTGAAATAGATGAAATAAATGGAGGGCTGATTTTTACAATTCACAAAGATATTTCCAGCAAAAAATATAGCACTCAATTCTCTTTAAATGAAAGACAGCTCAAAACAATGATATTCTTAAAAGAATATGGAAAAATTACAAATAAAAAATATCAAGAACTTCATAATATATCTAAAGCTACGGCAACAAGAGATCTTTCAGAACTAGTTGATAAATACGATTTGTTAGAAAAAAAAGGCGTGACTGGTGTTGGAACAGAATATAAATTAAAGGGCTCATAA
- a CDS encoding DUF4139 domain-containing protein: MKNMLNSRLKNKEERKSRSIISTVFFSGLILLSGSFSFAQQSTSITITNNNLGLVKEERVLDLTKGRQKTNLEDIPALINPASVLIESDFSVLEQNFEYDLISVDKILQKSLEKEIVIDHPEQGKMEGVLLSATGSNMILKTIDGMMQIIPRNNKQKISLKGLASEKQPFIIRPTLVWDINSEKKGSYNTKVSYLTKGLTWNADYVALLNEDDSKITLSGWVTINNTSGKTFRDTKLKLMAGDLNLVQSNRGRGTIALSRAFAKSEDSFSEKSFFEYHLYDLNRKTDLQNNQIKQIQLFGETAAKVKKIYRITSYNPSKTAVIISLNNSKKNNLGMPLPQGVIRLYKKDADEREFVGENRIEHTPKDEKIDIETGKAFDIVSERTVRKSTKITNRSERRKVEYKIRNHKEEKVSLEIVENFQRRSEVNIHSANGTLIEQKDGSIKYQIDAPADKETIFILEFTLSW, translated from the coding sequence ATGAAAAATATGCTTAATTCAAGATTAAAGAACAAAGAAGAACGAAAATCAAGATCAATCATTTCAACTGTTTTCTTTTCCGGTTTAATTTTGCTTTCCGGCTCCTTTTCTTTTGCACAACAAAGTACTTCGATTACCATCACAAACAATAATTTGGGTTTGGTAAAAGAAGAGCGGGTATTGGATTTGACAAAAGGCCGTCAAAAAACAAACCTGGAAGATATTCCTGCACTAATCAATCCGGCCAGTGTTTTAATCGAAAGTGATTTTTCTGTTTTGGAGCAGAATTTTGAATACGATCTGATAAGTGTTGATAAAATTTTGCAGAAATCACTTGAAAAGGAAATCGTAATCGATCACCCTGAACAGGGCAAAATGGAAGGTGTTTTGCTTTCAGCGACAGGGTCAAATATGATCCTGAAAACTATTGATGGGATGATGCAGATTATTCCACGCAATAATAAACAAAAAATATCCTTAAAAGGATTGGCTTCAGAAAAACAGCCATTTATTATTCGGCCTACTTTGGTTTGGGATATTAATTCAGAGAAAAAGGGGAGCTACAACACCAAAGTCTCTTATCTCACAAAAGGACTTACCTGGAACGCAGATTATGTTGCGCTGCTTAACGAAGACGATTCAAAAATTACGCTTTCCGGCTGGGTAACAATTAATAATACATCAGGTAAAACTTTCCGGGATACAAAGTTAAAACTAATGGCCGGTGATTTGAATCTGGTGCAATCAAACCGTGGAAGAGGGACGATTGCTTTGAGTAGAGCGTTTGCAAAATCAGAAGATTCTTTTTCTGAGAAATCTTTTTTTGAATATCATTTATATGATCTTAACCGTAAAACAGATCTGCAAAATAACCAGATAAAACAAATTCAATTATTTGGGGAGACTGCTGCGAAGGTTAAGAAAATTTATCGGATAACTAGTTATAACCCTTCAAAAACGGCAGTAATTATTTCATTAAACAACAGCAAAAAAAATAACCTGGGGATGCCTTTGCCTCAAGGTGTGATACGGCTCTATAAAAAAGATGCAGATGAGCGCGAGTTTGTTGGAGAAAACCGCATTGAGCATACTCCCAAAGATGAGAAAATTGACATCGAAACAGGTAAAGCTTTCGACATAGTTTCCGAACGAACTGTTAGGAAGAGTACTAAAATTACCAATAGATCTGAGCGCAGAAAAGTTGAGTATAAAATCCGAAATCATAAAGAGGAAAAAGTCAGCCTGGAAATAGTTGAAAATTTCCAGCGACGCTCCGAAGTGAACATCCACTCAGCAAACGGTACCCTAATTGAGCAAAAGGATGGATCAATAAAATATCAAATTGATGCCCCGGCTGACAAAGAAACTATTTTTATTTTGGAATTTACTTTGAGTTGGTAA
- a CDS encoding PEGA domain-containing protein, which yields MSDKNKFNEDELRRKIREQLERKHSEKQVKTNPNQPDAQEATGNEEDESYFLEIYVRRKLQEEVFSRHAEFIKCGNHLDQIKWLTPLELEEEFEFFPLEYTFWERFRKKFSGSKKAKVPDTPEINKMIDEFRKEIEEDAEERIKKYKTHLIENKKQIQDDLEKKIFEEEQERFYRSKKGYHKYKNHINETTWMTREEFDHQDEFTDRVLTPMEKLQRRFVMALVIIGIGVGVYFISDFLTPESQKGYLIVDLNVENSSLYINQNLAIGFTPGEPYVLDEGEHEIAVISSGYTVEPSFQTAEISVGDTTNVTFEMTEFAGNMGVVRLNIPFNDATIFLDGKFKGTAQESKILVLETGDHSLTVKKENYIPVPQLHSFSLNAGDTIDLAFRLTPQKSKTTANRASSSINVGLIEVSSNVRDAQIILNGQKTGFATDYILQKIPFGQHIVRVEKEGYKIYPKEQVVKLSKDMRQAKVSFTMTSTSRLVTINVLPKKAKIIINGNEVASGSFSGSLPLGKHIVTFNDLEGYQNPGEQVLDIKKEGGSKYEFKYGSDIFYEIKPGKVLPSPSVVSVSSGYIMNGINFKVNSGNGPDFEADEIIGEKVWNMGFAFQYKNPPGTDAVLIRFNTPSDMNITKDVKLKLWLYESKSKYPLVLGSRAEYRVILNNVIIANHVKPKFTMDQFSSSNYEEISISEHLRAGGNVLIIAVDTDNAVFLKFWKAEIR from the coding sequence ATGAGCGATAAAAATAAATTTAATGAAGACGAACTCCGACGGAAAATTCGTGAACAGTTGGAACGCAAGCATTCTGAAAAACAGGTAAAGACAAATCCTAACCAGCCAGATGCACAGGAAGCTACCGGAAATGAGGAAGATGAATCTTATTTCCTGGAAATATACGTTCGTAGAAAACTACAGGAAGAAGTTTTTTCCAGACACGCAGAGTTTATTAAATGTGGAAATCATCTTGATCAAATCAAATGGCTGACTCCTCTTGAACTTGAAGAGGAATTTGAGTTCTTTCCTTTGGAATATACATTTTGGGAACGATTCCGTAAAAAATTCTCCGGCAGCAAAAAGGCAAAAGTGCCGGATACGCCTGAAATAAATAAAATGATTGACGAGTTCCGCAAGGAAATTGAAGAAGATGCTGAGGAGAGAATTAAAAAGTACAAAACGCATTTGATTGAAAATAAAAAACAAATTCAAGACGACCTGGAAAAGAAAATTTTTGAAGAAGAACAAGAGCGCTTTTACAGATCAAAAAAAGGATACCACAAATATAAAAATCATATAAATGAAACAACCTGGATGACCAGAGAAGAATTTGATCATCAGGATGAGTTTACGGATCGTGTTCTTACTCCGATGGAGAAGTTACAACGCAGATTTGTAATGGCCCTTGTTATAATCGGCATTGGCGTTGGAGTATATTTTATTTCTGATTTTCTTACACCGGAATCCCAAAAAGGGTATTTGATAGTTGACTTAAATGTAGAAAACAGCAGTCTCTATATAAATCAAAATCTTGCCATTGGGTTTACGCCCGGTGAACCCTATGTTTTGGATGAGGGCGAACATGAGATTGCAGTGATTTCATCCGGTTATACTGTTGAACCTTCATTTCAGACAGCAGAAATTTCTGTTGGGGATACAACGAATGTAACATTTGAAATGACAGAATTTGCAGGGAATATGGGTGTTGTCCGTTTGAATATTCCATTTAATGATGCCACTATTTTTTTGGATGGCAAGTTTAAGGGAACGGCCCAGGAAAGCAAGATATTAGTTTTAGAAACAGGTGATCACTCATTAACAGTAAAAAAAGAAAACTATATTCCTGTACCTCAGCTTCACTCCTTTTCTTTAAATGCCGGGGATACGATTGATTTGGCGTTCAGGTTAACACCGCAAAAATCTAAGACAACTGCAAACCGGGCCAGCTCATCTATAAACGTAGGGTTAATTGAAGTCAGTTCAAATGTCCGTGATGCGCAAATTATTTTAAATGGACAAAAAACAGGTTTTGCTACAGATTATATCCTTCAAAAAATTCCATTTGGTCAGCACATTGTGCGTGTAGAAAAAGAAGGCTATAAAATCTATCCTAAAGAGCAGGTTGTTAAATTATCCAAAGATATGCGTCAGGCAAAGGTTAGCTTTACTATGACCAGCACATCCCGCCTTGTTACGATAAATGTTTTACCCAAAAAAGCTAAAATAATAATCAATGGGAATGAAGTAGCATCAGGGAGTTTTTCCGGTTCCCTGCCTCTTGGCAAACATATCGTCACATTTAATGATTTGGAGGGTTATCAAAATCCTGGTGAACAGGTTTTAGATATCAAAAAAGAAGGCGGTTCGAAATATGAATTTAAATATGGCAGTGATATTTTTTATGAAATAAAACCGGGTAAAGTATTACCATCGCCATCTGTTGTTAGTGTGTCCAGCGGGTATATTATGAATGGGATTAATTTTAAAGTTAATTCCGGTAATGGCCCGGATTTTGAGGCAGACGAAATAATTGGAGAAAAAGTCTGGAATATGGGGTTTGCTTTCCAATATAAAAATCCACCCGGAACCGATGCTGTGCTGATTCGTTTTAACACACCATCCGATATGAATATTACAAAAGATGTAAAACTAAAATTATGGCTCTATGAGTCAAAGTCGAAATATCCATTGGTTTTGGGAAGCAGGGCAGAATACAGAGTGATTCTAAACAATGTAATTATAGCAAATCATGTTAAACCCAAATTTACAATGGATCAGTTCTCAAGTTCAAATTATGAGGAAATCTCAATTTCAGAACATCTTAGGGCTGGGGGCAATGTATTAATAATTGCAGTTGATACGGACAATGCCGTGTTCCTGAAATTTTGGAAGGCCGAAATCCGTTAA
- a CDS encoding replication-associated recombination protein A, translating into MSNSTDLFDHQSQSSLQKPLAERCRPKTLKEIIGHYKYLSNDAPLAKQIAAGQIPSLILWGPPGVGKTTLGRVIGLELKTTLHEISAVSAGVKEVKEIITRARNNFSMYGKATLAFIDEIHRFNKTQQDALLHATEQGIITLIGATTENPSFEVNAALLSRCTVIKLEMLEKDDLIHVIENAIQKDILLKEYEVKIESMDALLLHGSGDARKTLNLLESAFVMAGKENKKVLIDNEIIEKAAAGKALGYDKKSDYHYDTISAFIKSVRGSDPDAAVYWLARMLDAGEDPLFIARRLVILSSEDIGNAEPYALSLANAGFESVKKIGMPEARIILSQVTTYLASVPKSNAAYLAIDAALTEIKQSGVQPVPLHLRNAPTKLMKDLDYGSGYKYAHDHPNHFADQQYLPDKLAHKIFYNPSEMGREKKIKEYLKWLWPGKRSKE; encoded by the coding sequence ATGTCTAACTCAACCGATCTGTTTGATCACCAATCCCAAAGTTCCCTCCAAAAACCTTTGGCCGAACGCTGCCGGCCAAAAACCCTGAAAGAAATAATCGGGCATTACAAATACTTGTCGAATGATGCTCCGCTCGCTAAGCAAATTGCCGCAGGACAAATTCCATCTCTCATTTTATGGGGGCCGCCGGGCGTTGGTAAAACTACACTTGGCCGGGTTATTGGTTTAGAATTAAAAACAACTTTGCACGAGATTTCTGCTGTTAGTGCCGGTGTAAAAGAAGTAAAAGAAATTATTACACGGGCACGCAATAATTTTTCTATGTATGGTAAAGCAACCCTGGCCTTTATTGACGAAATCCATCGTTTTAATAAAACGCAGCAGGATGCTCTTTTGCATGCAACTGAACAAGGCATAATTACTTTAATCGGGGCAACAACTGAAAACCCTTCATTTGAAGTAAATGCTGCTTTGCTATCACGCTGTACAGTAATAAAACTTGAAATGCTCGAAAAGGATGATCTAATCCATGTAATTGAAAATGCTATCCAAAAAGATATTTTGTTAAAAGAATACGAAGTGAAAATTGAAAGCATGGATGCTCTTTTATTACATGGCAGCGGTGATGCGCGTAAAACACTAAATTTGTTGGAATCGGCTTTTGTAATGGCCGGCAAAGAAAACAAAAAGGTTTTGATTGATAATGAAATAATCGAGAAAGCAGCGGCCGGAAAAGCCCTGGGATATGACAAAAAAAGCGACTATCACTATGATACAATTTCTGCATTTATAAAAAGTGTTCGCGGTAGTGATCCTGATGCTGCCGTTTATTGGCTGGCACGAATGCTGGATGCTGGCGAGGACCCCTTGTTTATAGCTCGCAGGTTGGTTATACTTTCTTCCGAAGATATTGGCAATGCGGAACCGTATGCCCTTTCGCTGGCAAATGCCGGTTTTGAATCTGTGAAAAAAATTGGAATGCCGGAAGCAAGGATCATTTTATCACAAGTAACAACTTATCTGGCATCAGTTCCCAAAAGCAACGCTGCTTATTTGGCAATTGATGCTGCTTTGACAGAAATAAAACAATCGGGTGTGCAACCAGTACCGCTCCATTTGCGTAATGCACCAACAAAACTAATGAAAGATTTGGATTATGGCAGCGGTTATAAATATGCCCATGATCATCCAAATCATTTTGCAGATCAACAATATCTTCCGGATAAGCTAGCCCATAAAATTTTTTATAATCCCAGTGAAATGGGCCGCGAAAAAAAAATAAAAGAGTATTTAAAGTGGCTTTGGCCGGGTAAAAGGAGTAAAGAGTGA
- a CDS encoding endonuclease/exonuclease/phosphatase family protein, which translates to MKTIFILILVLTANSIFAQNNTIEIGTFNIEWFPCKDDGEMMKKYGIDLRYPPTGTATDVEALFEVLKELDIELLGVQEIVDPKLLGEMAKKYLGEEFEMIYSTSGGSQKVGFLYDSSVLELVGKPETYASLLLKPDSRLRPAYRAYFKSKSGGFDFHAIVVHLKASPRGWNQREQQLNKLEEILKTLPEESKDSDIILLGDMNNVTKAGAGEFTPMMERLGFYWASSELEGKPTNYWQPDWKVNKIKASTIDHIFVSADAKVEFVENSTKTSGGCSAGNEFYEGEEIPQYFNKVSDHCPVYGSFTFEKDDD; encoded by the coding sequence GTGAAAACAATATTTATCCTAATTTTAGTTCTTACAGCAAATTCTATTTTTGCGCAAAATAATACAATAGAAATTGGCACTTTTAATATAGAGTGGTTTCCGTGCAAAGATGATGGTGAGATGATGAAGAAATATGGCATCGATCTCCGCTATCCGCCAACAGGAACAGCAACAGATGTAGAGGCATTGTTTGAAGTATTAAAAGAGCTGGATATCGAATTGCTTGGAGTTCAGGAAATTGTGGATCCAAAATTATTGGGTGAAATGGCCAAAAAATATCTTGGGGAAGAATTTGAAATGATTTACTCCACGTCTGGGGGATCTCAAAAAGTGGGTTTTTTGTACGATTCGTCAGTGCTGGAGTTGGTTGGAAAACCTGAAACCTATGCCAGCTTGTTGTTAAAACCAGACTCCCGTTTACGTCCGGCATACAGGGCATATTTCAAAAGTAAATCCGGTGGATTTGACTTCCATGCCATTGTAGTTCATTTAAAAGCATCACCTCGGGGATGGAATCAACGCGAGCAGCAATTAAATAAACTTGAAGAAATATTGAAAACACTACCAGAAGAAAGTAAAGACAGCGATATTATTTTATTAGGCGATATGAACAACGTGACAAAGGCCGGTGCCGGTGAATTTACTCCGATGATGGAAAGACTTGGCTTTTATTGGGCATCATCAGAATTGGAAGGAAAACCGACAAACTACTGGCAGCCGGATTGGAAAGTAAACAAAATTAAGGCATCAACTATCGATCATATTTTCGTTTCAGCGGATGCAAAGGTTGAGTTTGTGGAAAACAGCACTAAAACCAGCGGTGGTTGTTCCGCAGGAAACGAGTTTTATGAGGGAGAAGAGATACCACAATATTTTAATAAAGTTTCTGATCATTGCCCGGTTTATGGCAGCTTCACCTTTGAAAAAGATGATGATTAA
- the larE gene encoding ATP-dependent sacrificial sulfur transferase LarE, protein MIEIVEETITIEYEKLENLKEYLLPLLKDGLLVAFSGGVDSAFLLWAAKQTMDKEGGRVFALTTTSASLPDQDKKDVEKFISEFGIDHKWIESKEMENPAYLQNDNLRCYHCKTELFSIAKSLLKGNNLKSIAYGYNASDFSDDRPGHKASIENGILAPLAEIGFSKDEIRTILRNEGINISEKQASPCLSSRISHGVPVTTGRLADISFMENILRDAGVSLFRVRLNETKGGLFIRIEIAVEEFEKVINIKEKLNSEGRARNYKWVTLDLGGYKMGGADK, encoded by the coding sequence ATGATAGAAATTGTTGAAGAAACAATTACGATTGAATATGAAAAACTGGAGAATCTAAAAGAATACCTTTTACCTTTGCTAAAGGATGGGCTTCTGGTAGCTTTTTCCGGAGGAGTGGATAGCGCCTTTCTTTTGTGGGCAGCAAAACAAACTATGGATAAAGAAGGTGGTCGTGTCTTCGCGTTAACAACTACCAGCGCCAGCTTGCCGGATCAGGATAAAAAGGATGTTGAAAAATTTATCAGTGAGTTTGGAATAGATCATAAGTGGATTGAAAGTAAGGAAATGGAAAACCCGGCCTATTTGCAAAATGACAACCTGCGCTGCTATCACTGTAAAACAGAATTGTTTTCTATTGCAAAATCACTTTTGAAAGGAAACAATCTAAAAAGCATTGCCTATGGCTATAATGCTTCAGATTTTTCCGATGACCGACCCGGGCACAAAGCATCAATTGAAAATGGTATTCTTGCTCCATTGGCTGAGATAGGTTTTTCAAAAGATGAGATCCGTACAATCTTGCGAAATGAAGGTATTAACATTTCGGAAAAGCAGGCAAGCCCATGTTTAAGCTCACGCATCTCACATGGGGTTCCGGTTACAACAGGCAGATTGGCTGATATCTCTTTTATGGAAAATATTCTGCGTGATGCCGGAGTAAGTTTGTTTCGTGTACGTTTAAATGAAACAAAAGGGGGCTTGTTTATTCGTATTGAAATAGCTGTTGAAGAATTTGAAAAAGTTATAAACATAAAAGAAAAACTGAATTCGGAAGGTCGCGCCAGGAATTATAAATGGGTCACTTTGGATCTAGGCGGATATAAAATGGGTGGCGCAGACAAATGA